The genomic segment ATGTGATCCTCGCGATCGCCGCCGGCGGATTGCGCGAACTGTTGCTGCGGCACGACGGACACGCCGATCAGCCGCTCGTCGCCACCGTGCCGGTTGCCACCGACAAGTCCCCGGACCGGGTCACCGGCAATGAGATCGGGGGCCTGTCGGTGTCGCTGCCCGTCCACGTCGATGATGCGATCGAGCGGGTTCGCTTGACGGCGGTGGCCAGCCGGCGCGCCAAGGAAAATTTTGAGCTGCTCGGGCCGACCGTGCAGGGTCGCATGATGCAGTACCTGCCGACCGCGATGGCACCCGCGGTATTTCGCTGGCAGGGTCGCCGGGCCGACCGCAACCGGATCATGAACGTCGCGGTGTCCAATGTGCCCGGCCCGCGCGAACGCGGTCACATCGGCGGGGCGCCGGTCAGCGAAATCTATTCCGTCGGTGTGCTTTCCGCCGGCAGCGCGTTCAACATGACGGTGTGGAGTTACGTCGATCAGGTAGACATCGCGGTTCTCTCTGACGACCGCACCTTCACCGACGTGCACGAGGCGACCGACGCGATGGTGCGCGCGTTCGGCGAAATTCGCACAGCGGCGGGGTTTTCCGATGGCGTACGCAACGTCAGCACCGCCATGCCGCCGGCCGCACCGGTGTGAGTCAGCCGAGGATGGGCAGCCGGCGCTGGCGGCTCAGCCGCTTCAACGCCTCGCTCATCACCGCCCGCACGTGCGCGTCGACTTCGGCGATATCGGGGTCGGGTCCGAAACGTTCGACGATGTCGATCGGCTCGAGGACTTCGGTGACGATCTTCGACGGCAGCGGCAGATTGGGAGGCATCAGCACGCTGAGCCCGAACGGCACCCCGAAGCTGATCGGCAGGATGTCCATCCTGGCTTTGGTCAGGCCCAGTCGCTTGGCCAGCCAGTTGCCGCGGGTCAGGAACAACTGCGTTTCCTGGGCCCCGATCGACACGGTGGGCACCAGCGGCACCCCGGTCTCCAGCGCGGTGCGGACGTAGCCGGTCCGGCCGTTGAAGTCGATCTCGCTCTGGGCGAACGTCGGCCGGTACGAGTCGTAATCGCCGCCGGGGAACACCAGCACCACCGCTCCGGAATTCAGGGCCGTGGCGGCGTTGTCGCGGCTGGCCTCGATGACGCCGACACGGCGCAGCCAGCCGTCGAGAGGCCCGATGAAGACGCCGTAGTGGGCCAACGTGTAGAGCGGCCGGTCGTAGCCGAAGCGGCGGTAGAACTCCGGGGCGAAGATCATCACGTCCGGAGTGAGCATGCCGCCGGAATGGTTTGACACCACCAGCGCGCCGCCGGCGGCGGGGATGTTGTCCAGCCCCCGGACCTCGGGGCGGAACCATCGTTTCAGAACCGGCGAGACGGCGCCGATCACGCTCGCGGTGAACGACGGATCCCACTTCGTGGTCTCGTCTTGGCCGGCGTCGTCGCCGCTCATGGCTCCCCCAGGGATCACTGTGTGCCGGCGGCTGCCTCCCCGACGACCGTCACACCAGCGGATATACGATTCTCAGAAGCGAGAATACCATCATCAGGCGCTGACGATCGCGGGCGTCGATTTCCAGCCGCGCACCGTCGCCGAGTACGCGAGTAAACGCGTTGATTTACTTTGGCGGGTGCTGTTCACTGACTGCGGTGAGCTCTGTCAAGGACGTGCGCACCGATCGATCGACCATCACTCGTGACGCGCTGTTGGTGGCCGCCGAGCGGCTTTTCGCCGAGAACGGTTTGCACGCGGTGTCGAACCGGCAGATCAGCGATGCGGCCGGGCAAGGAAATAATGCGGCTGCGTGCTACCACTTCGGTTCTCGAGCCGATCTGCTGCGTGCGATCGAGGTCCGCCACCATGTCGCGATCGATGCGATCCGCAGGCGCAAGCTGGCCGATCTGCCACCGAACCCGCAGCTGCGGGATTGGATTGGCGTGCTTGTGTATCCGTTGACCGAGCATCTGCACACGCTGGGTGCGACGTCGACCTACGCACGTTTCGCGGCCCAGGTAATGGCCGACCCTGCCTGCCGGGAGTCCGTGGGATCAGATGCGATGACGTCGGATCGCATGCTCAAAACGGTACGGGGGATCAATCGATGCCTGCCCTCCCGCCCGAAGCGCGTTCGGGTCATCCGCTGGACGATGGCGCGAAACCTGTTGATGCATACCTGCGCCGAGATCGAGGGTGAGCAGGTGAACGGCGGATCGTCGGCTAGCTCGAGCTGGTTGGTGGTCGGCGAGGAGTTGGTCGACGCGCTCGTCGGCCTGTGGTCCGCGCCTGACGAGGCTCCGCGCGCCGCTCAGGTCAGGGCTTCTTCCGCCCGGAGTGGCTCAACCGCCACTCTGGCGGGAAGTTGAGGTCGTTGTCCTTGACGACGTTGTTGAGACCCTTGTCGAACGTGCCCTCGGTCAGATCCGGGTAGTTGTCGCGGTCGTTGGTCATCATCGGCAGCATGCCTTCGACCACACCGGTCAGCAGGCTGCCGAAGTACTCGCCCTTGTGCTGCTTGTAGAGCTCGAGGAACGTCTTCTGTACGACGACGGTATCGGTGGGCCGCGACTTCGAGCACGCCATCGCGTACTTGAGTGTCTCCGCCTCGAGCTGTTCACGGGGTACGACACTGTTGATGAAGCCGCAGTCGTACATCTCGTCGGCCGTGAACGGCCTTCCGGTGAACAACATTTCGGAGAATTTCCGCAGGCCCATGGTCTCGGCCCACCACCACAGGCGGGGACCCCAGCCTACGTAGCGGAAGGCAGGATGGCCGAACAATGCATCGTCGGAGGACACCACGAGATCGGCGTCGCCGGCTTGGTAGAAGTGCCAGCCATAGCAATAGCCCTTGGCCTCCACGATGGTGACCTTCTTGCACTCCTGCAGGGGCCGGTTTCCGGCGCGCGCTTTCGCGTAGTGATCGGTGAGGGTATACAAGTAGCGGTAGGAATCACCCGGTGGGTACTTCACATTCTCGTCGTTGATCGAAAGTTCGTGCAGCAGCGGCGTTCCCGGGTTCTCCAACATCTCGCGCTGTTCCGGCAGGTCGCCCCCGCTACCGAAGTCGTTGCCCTCGCCGCGGATCACCACCACCTTTACGTCGTCGTCGACGTTGCACTTATGGATCATGTCGGCGAAGTTCTGCCGCATCCCCATCGTGGTCGAGTTGAGCTCAGCGGGCCGGTCAAAGGTGATGTAAGCAATCCGATTAGCGAGATCTTTCTCGAATTTGATGAACGGCTCCGCCTCACGTCTCATCTGTTCGTAGTCGTGATCCATGGTCCGGAGCTCCCGTCATGCGCGATGACGCTGCCGGCCGACGGGCAGCGCTATGGGTGCAACATAACGGGATTCACACGCCAGCCGCAATAAATCACGCGATTTACTTGGTCGGCTCGCGGCTCACCCGGTCGCGACGAGGCCCGCCGCCACCGCTTCGATGCGGGCCGGGACGTGCTTGTGCCACGGTGTGCCGGCGTAGGGGTCACGCCAATCGGTGGAGGTCAGTGCATTCGGCGCCACACCGGGCACCCGGGTCTGTCCGTCGGCGTCGACGTAGTCGAGACCGAATCCGTTGGGCAGGGCGGCATGCCCGGGCAGCATGGTTTCGCTGATCTCGACGGTGGCCTCCGCGCTGCCGGCGGCGGTCGTGATGCGGGCGCGGCCGCCGTCGACCAGGCCGAGCGCTTCGGCGTCTTCGACACTGACCCGCAGGGCACCGTCGGCGTCGCGCTTGCGCCACGACGGATCCCGCAGGATGTCGTTGGCGGTGAACGCGCGGCGTTCGCCGGCGGACAGCACGATCGGGAACTCCGGGTTGGTCAGCTCCGGCCGTTGATCGGCCAGTGCGCGAATGTCGTCGAGCATCTCCGGGATCACCAGCGCGATCTTGCGGTCGGTGTGGCTGATCAGCGCCCAGTCGTCGGCGTACTCGTGGATGCTGAACGTAACCCCCGACTTGGCGGCCAGGATCGCGTCGAACAGCGCGTTGCCGTCGGCGTGCCCGGCCCGGCGCACCGCATCGGGATAGGTGACGGCGGCCTTCTGGGCCAACCCCCACAGAGCAGCAGCCCCGGCCAGCCCGTCGGGCAGCGTCGGGCCCAGCGTTTCGTAAAGCACGAACGGCAACACCTTGCCCAGTGCGGGATTCGCGGCGAGCTCGGTGAAGAAGGCCTGGGTGTAGGCGTCGCGACCCTGCTTGGCGGCCTCGCGCAGCGGACGCAGGTCGTCGTCACTGATCACCCCAAGTGCACGCACCAGCCGGGCCCAGATCTCGGGCTCCGGCAGCGTGCCGGGTGTCGGCGCGAAAAGCGGGTGGCGCAGATGGAATTCGTTGCGCGGGAATTCAAAATTGAAGAAGGTGGCTTCCGGCTTCTCGAACTGGTTGGCCGCGGGCAGCACGTAGTGGGCGAGCCGCGCCGTTTCCGTCATCGCGACGTCGACCACCACCAGCAGCTCGAGGGACTCGAACGCGGCGCGGCAATTCTCCGAGTCGGCGATGGAGTGGGCGGGGTTGGCGCTCTCGACGATCATGGCCCGGAACCGGTCGGGGTGATCGGTCAGGATCTCTTGCGGCACCACGTTGGACGGCACCAGCCCGGCGATGATCGGCGCACCCGTCACCGGTGAGCGGCCGACGCCACTGAGGCTGAACAGTGGTGCGAACGTCGAATGCAGATGTTGCCCACCGGGTTTGGCGAAGCTGCCAGTCAGGATCCACAGCAACTTGTTGAGGTACGAGCACAGGGTGCTGTTGGGGGCCTGCTGGACGCCAAGGTCTTCGAACACCGCGACGGAGTCGGCTCCGGCGATGCGGCGGGCGGCCGCCCGCAGCAACTCCTCGTCGACTCCGCTGCGTTCGGCGTACTCCGCGACCGGGACCGTCGCCAAGACCGCGCGGACTTCGTCGGCGCCGTGCACATGCTCAGCCAAAAAGGCTTCGTTGCACAGGTTTTCCTGCACCAGCACCGCGGCCAGAGCGGCCAGGCACCAGGCGTCGGTGCCGGGTCGCACCCGCAGATGGAAGTCCGCCATCTTGGCGGTGTCGGTGAGCACCGGGTCGATGACGACCATCGAGCGGGCCGGGTCCTTGGCGATGTCGTTGAGCACCGTTCGCGCCCGCGGGAAGCTCTGCGACATCCACGGGTTCTTCCCGACGAACACCGAGACCTCGGCATGCTCGAACTCGCCACGGGTGTGGCCGCCGTAGAGCTGGAAGTCGACCCATGCCTCGCCGGTCTTCTCCTGCGCCAGCGCATTTGACCGGTACCGCGAGCCGAGCAGCTTGAGGAAGGCGCTGCTGTAGGCGCCGCCGAGGTGATTGCCCTGCCCGCCGCCGCCGTAGTAGAAGATCTTCTCGCCACCGTAGGTGTCGGCGATTCGCCGGAAGCCCTCGGCGATTTCGGAGATCGCGGTGTCCCAATCGATCTCCTCGTAGCTGCCGTCGGGCCGGCGGCGCATCGGGGACGTCAGGCGCGCCCGGTTGTTCTGGTAGTGGTCCAGCCGCAGCGCCTTATTGCACGTGTAGCCCTGCGAGGCGGGATTGTCCTTATCGCCGCGGATGCGGGCCAGGGTGCGACCCTCGGTCTGCACGACGATGCCGCAGTTGCACTCGCAGAGGATGCAGGCGGTGGGTTGCCAGTCAGCGGACATCGGATCTCCTGGTCGGCTAGGTGGGCAGTTCGGCTTCGAGCAGGTCGCGCAGTTGCCGGTGGACGATGTCGAGTGGTTCGGTATCGCGCGCGGCGCGGGCGAGCACGATGGCGCCTTCCAGCGCGGCGGTCGTCGTCACCGCGATGTCCTCGGCGCGGTCCTTCGTGATGCCGTCGGCGATCAGGCGCTGGGCGATCAGATCGTTCCAGCGGGTGAACGCCTCGGCAGCCCGGTCGATGACCGGATTGGCGCTGCCGGGCTCTCCGGATTCGACGGCAACCGCGAGCACCGGGCAGCCGGCGCGGTACTCGGTCTCGATCAGGTTCTTGCGATAGAAGCGGGTCAGCCCGTCGAGCATCTCCAGACTGCTGGGCGCTTTCGCCAATTTGGAGGCGACGTAATCGGCAACGTAATCCACTGCCTCGCTGAGTAATTGGGTGCGTCCGCCGGGGAAGTAGTGGTAGGCAGATCCGCGCGGTGCGCCGCTGTGCGCCAGGACGTCGGCGATCGCCGTCGACTGCGCTCCGCGCTCGCGGATCAGCAGGGCGGCAGAGGCAACCATCCGTTCGCGGGGGCTCGTCATGCCTATGTATGTAACCATACATAATCGGGTAGCACCAGGGTCCCGGCCGGACGCCGGGGCCGACCACGGCAGCGGTACCGTCGCGCGAATGTCGTATTTCAGCCGGGTGTCCGATCATTCGTATCGGGCCAGCGAGCACGCCGGTGGCGCGTGGAACCTCGACGAGCAGCACATCGCGCCGTCATTCGGCCTGCTCGCGCATGCCATCGAGACAGACCGGGACGCTCGCGGCAACGGGCACCTGATGACGGCGCGGCTCAGTTACGACATCCTCGGCACGGTGCCGGTCGACGTCGTCGTCGACATCGACGTGCGGGTGCTGCGACCCGGCCGCACGATCGAACTCGTCGAAGCCGCCCTCACCTACCAGGGCAGGGGAGTGGTTCTGGCGCGGGCCTGGTTGATGAAGCAGTACGACACCGCGGCATTGCGCGGCAGCGGCTTGCGCCCGATCCCGCCGCCTCAGGACATGCCGGAGTGGAACCCGAGTGGGGTGTGGCCGGGCGGCTTCATCGCGTCGGCCGAGGTGCGGCGCGCCGAAGACGAACCGGGCCGGGCGGCGTACTGGGTGCGGACTCCGGTGCCGCTACTCGACGACGAGCCGGTGAGCTCGGTGGCCCGCGTCGCCGGGCTGCTGGACATCGCCAACGGGATGACGGTTCGGGTCGATCCACGCGAGGTGGCGTTCCCGAACCTGGATCTCACCGCGCACTTCTTCGCGACACCGGTCCGCGAGTGGGTGGGCTTCGACACCGCGGTGTCGATCGGGCCGAGCGGAATCGGCTTGACCCACAGCATCATTCACGACGAGACCGGCCCGATCGGCGCCGTCTCGCAGAGTCTGACGGTGCGGCCCGGCACCGGCATCGGGTGAGACTCAGACCGCCGCGAAGTTGATCGTGCTGGTCGCCGCGAGTTCGTTATCCTCGCCGCGATGGATGTCCACCTGCACCACCACCGAGCGTTTGCCGGTGCGCAGGATCTTGGCCACCGCGCGGGCCGGGCCGACTTTGATCGGCCGCAGGTAGCGGACGAACAGATCGGTGGTCGCGATCCCGAAGCCGAACGGGGTCGCACGAGATGCCAGCTGCCCCGCCGCCACGTCGGCCATGGTGGCGATCAGGCCGCCCTGCAGCCCGCCCGCGGTGTTCGTGGTGCGTTCGTCCACCGGCATCTCCATGACGACGGTGTCGTCCGTCGACTCGACGACCTGCAGGCCGAGCTGGTCGAACAACTCCCGAAGCGAGCGCGGTGCGGTCATGGAGAACGACGTTACCGCGCGACCGCGGACCGTTAGGTCTGGACCTTCGCGGCGGCGGTTTCCGGCATCGGCTCGTAGCGGGCGAAGGACCGGGTGAACGATGCCGCGCCGTGGGTGAGGCTGCGCATGTCGATGGCGTACCGGGTCAGCTCGACCTGGGGCACCTCGGCCCGGATCAAGGTGTGGTTCTCGCTGGCCTGCTCGGTGCCCAGCACGCGACCGCGCCGGCCGGACAGATCGCCCATGACCGCGCCGACGAGGTCGTCGGGCACGTTGATGGTGACCTCGTCGACCGGTTCGAGCAGGTCGATCCGAGTCTGGGCGGCGGCTTCCCGCAACGCCAGGCCGCCGGCCATCTGGAACGCCATATCGGAGGAATCGACGCTGTGCGCCTTGCCGTCGACGAGCGTGACCCGAATGTCGACGACGGGATAGCCGGCGTGCACGCCGCGCTCCATCTGGGCGCGTACCCCTTTCTCGACACTCGGGATGAACTGCCGGGGCACCGCGCCGCCGACGACCTTGTCGACGAACTCGAAACCGGAGCCGCCGGGCAGCGGCTCGACTTCGATGTCGCACACCGCGAACTGGCCGTGGCCGCCGGATTGTTTGACGTGGCGACCGTGTCCCTTGGCCGAACCGCCGAAGGTCTCGCGCAACGGGATTCGCACCTCGATGGTGTCGACGTTGACGCCGTAGCGGTTCGCCAGCGCCTCGAGCACCACACTGGAATGCGCCTCGCCCATGCACCACAACACGATTTGGTGGGTTTCCGCGTTCTGTTCGATGCGCAGCGTCGGGTCCTCGGCCGCCAGTCGCTGCAAGCCGACCGAGAGCTTGTCTTCGTCGGTCTTGGCGCGCGCCGCAATCGCCACCGGCAGCAGTGGCTCCGGCATCGTCCAGGGTTTGAGCAACAGCGGATCGGCCTTGTCCGACAACGTGTCTCCGGTCTCGGCGCGGGTGAGCCTGCCGATCGCGCAGATGTCACCGGCGACCACCTGGGTGGCCGGGCGCTGCTGCTTGCCCAGCGGGAAGGACAGTGTCCCGATGCGTTCGTCCTCGTCGTGGTCGGCGTGGGTGTTCGCCTCGAAGAAGGCCGAAAAATGGCCCGACACATGCACTGTCGTGTCGGGCCTGATGGTGCCGGAGAACACCCGGACCAGGCTGACCCTGCCGACGTAGGGGTCCGACGTCGTCTTGACCACCTCGGCCAGCAGCGGCCCGTCCGGATCGCAGGACAGCCCCGGACGGGCCACCCCGTGCGGGTTGTAGACCTCGGGCAGCACGTGTTCGAGTGGCGACGGGAAGCCCCGGGTCGCGACGTCCAGCAGCTCGACGGTGCCTACCCCGGTGCCGCTGCACACCGGGATGACCGGGAAGAACGACCCGCGTGCGACTGCCTTCTCCAAGTCGTCGATCAGCACGGCCTCGTCGATCACCTCACCGCCGAGATAGCGCTCCATCAGCGATTCGTCCTCGGATTCCTCGATGATGCCCTCGATCAGCGTGCCGCGATGCTCGGCGATCCGGTCGGTGTGGGCGTCGTCCGGCGGGTGGACGCTGCGTGTGCCGTCGCGGTAGTCGTACTGGCTGCGCGACAGCAGCCCGACCAACCCCTTCTCGATCGGCAGGTACAGCGGCAGCACCTTCTCACCGAAGGCGTCCTGCGCGGCACGCAGGGCGGTGTCGTAGTTGGCGCGGGCATGGTCGAGCTTGGTGATCACCACGGCCCGGGGCATGCCGACGTCGTCGCATTCGTGCCACAACGCCTTGGTCGCTTCGTCGACGCCTTCGTTCGCGGCGATCACGAACAACGCGCATTCGGCGGCGCGCAGGCCGGCTCGCAGTTCGCCGACGAAGTCGGCGTAGCCGGGGGTGTCGATCAGGTTGACCTTGATGCCCTCGTGCGGAATGGGTGCCAGTGCGAGCCCGACGGATCGTTGTTGGCGGATCGCCGCGTCGTCGAAATCGCACACCGTGCTGCCGTCGACCACGGACCCCGCTCGCGACAGCACTCCGGAGGCGACCAGGAGCGCTTCGACGAGCGTCGTCTTGCCCGCACCGGACGGACCGACGAGCACGACATTGCGGACTGCGGCCGGACTGTCGGCGGCGGGAGCCGATCGGGCGGCCTGGGAAGTGTTCGTCTTGTCGGCCATGACAAACCTCCTGGCGCGCGGAGGCGCGCCGAATCGATATAGCCACCATTCACCCGATGGCGGCGCGGGCACAAGAGGATGGGCAAAGTCAGGTGGGGACGGACATCCGGGTCGGCTCGAGGCGGCCGCGCAGCACTTCGCGGGAGTGCTCTCGCCAGTGGGCACGCTCGGCGTGGTCGGCCCTGTCCAGCGCCGGCTGCGAACAGAGGGCGCGTTCGTCGGCGGCTTTGGCCCGATCGGCAAGGCGCGCAGCCTCGTTGACCGCATCGCCGATCACGGTGTACTCGTAGCGATGCTCGGCCCCGAGGTTTCCGGCGAACACCGGCCCGGCCGATACGCCGATGCCGAAGTCCACCACCGGCAGCCGGCGCAGCGCGGCCGTGAGCGCACGGGCGGTCGCCAGCGCATCGGACGCCGAATGCGTGCTGGGCAGCGGCGCACCGAAGACCGCCAGCACCGCGTCACCCTGAAACTTGTTGATCAGCCCGTGGCGCTCGTCGACGGCGTCGACGACGATCTGGAAGAACTCGTTGAGCACGTGGGCCACCTCGGCCGGTGAACGGCTCTGCGCCAGTTGGGTCGAGCCGACGAGATCGACGAACAGGACGGCGGCCTCCCGCACTTCACCGGAGAGAGTGTCGGCGTCGCTGACCGCGCGCAGCGCCACATCCGTCCCCACGTGGCGGCCGAACAGGTCGCGCAGCCGGTCGCGTTCGGCCAACCCGGCGACCATCCGGTTGAAACCACTTTGCAGACGCCCGATTTCGGAGCGCTCGTAGACGTCGACCCGGGTGGCGATCTGGCCCCGTTCGACCCGGGCCATGGCGGCGACGACGTCGTGGACCGGATCGGAGATCGACAGCGCGACGATCGCCATCCCGCGTAGCCCGACCAGGACCGAGATGACCGACAGCACGATCACGGGTATCTCGATGGACGCGTTCTTCTGGATGATCCAGCCGGTCGAGCGCATCAGCACCACCACCGCGATGCCGATGCTCGGCAGTGCACTGGTCATCAGCCACATCAGCAACAGCCGGGGCAGCACTCCCGGAGCGGTGTCGCGGCCCGGGGCCGACCCCATGATGGCTGCGGTGATCGGCCGCATGGGCCGCTGGATGAGCAACAGGGCGGCGCCGGTCGATGTGGTGAGACCGAACAACACCGCCATTCCGATCAGCCAGGCCGCCACCACCCCGCCGTCGCGGTTGATGGCGAACAGGACCGTGCCGCTGATCAACCAGATGACCGTCAGCAGCGCTGACTGATTGCGCAGCAGGCCCTCGACGAACCGCCGGTCCCGAGCCGTCGGCGGTTGACCCGTGGTGAACCAGCGCAATCTGCGATCGACGACCAGGATCGCGTAACCGATCGAGGCGGCGAAGCCGACTACCGACAGCGCGATCGAGGCGACCAAGGTGTCGGTTCCGAACACGGTCTCCGCCTGCGGCACCAATTCGTGGCGCAGCGGCATCACCAGGAAAGTGAGCTCGACGGCCGCCAGGATCTGGGCGAGGACGAGAGCCAGGGCGTAGCGAACCTTCAGCCTGCTCGCCGTCATAGGCCCAAACGCTACTGCGGCGACCTCGCAGAATCACGCTCTCCGAAACTGAGAGTAATACTTCCGTCGACGCACGCCGCTGCGTAACATCCGCGCTGTGAAGTTCGGGATTCCGCTGGGTGGCGTTCACCCCGGCCTCTGGCGTGACCTGACCGTGCGCGCCGAGGAGCTCGGCTACGAGTCGGTCTGGCTGCCCGAGCATCTTGTGCTGCCTGCGGAGATGTCCGGTAGCCCGCACCACGGCGACAGCCATCCGCCGATCCCGTCGAAGACCCCGATGTATGACGCGATCGCCTACCTGTCGTATCTCGCGGGGCAGACCAGCACCATTCGGATGGGGACCTACGTCTACAACATCGGGTTGCGACACCCCTTCGTGAGTGCCCGTGCCGCCGCGACACTGGACATCGTCTCGAACGGCCGCTTCGACTTCGGTATCGGCGCCAGCTGGCTGCGCGAGGAGTGGGACGCCGCCGGGCTGGACTTCAGCACCCGCGGCGCCCGCGTCGACGAGGCCCTCGAGGTGTGCCGGGCATTGTGGACCGAGCCCACGATCTCCCACCATGGCCGCTTCTTCGACTTCGACGCGGTCGCGTTCGAACCCAAACCGGTCCAGGCGGGCGGGCCGCCGATCCACGTCGGCGGTGACGGAATGCCCGCGCTGCGCCGGGTGGCGCGATTCGGTTCCGGCTGGATCCCGATGAATCACACCCTCGACCAGATTCCCGGATCAGTGCAGAAGCTCTCAGCACTGTGGGCCGAGCACGGCCGCGACGGCAAGCCGGAGGTGACCACGTCGGCGCCGGCCGAGTCACCCGACGATGTGGCGCGGGCTGCCGACGCCGGCATTGACCGGATGATCGTCATGCCGTGGCGGCGCACCCGCGAGGCGCTCGACGGGATCGCCCGCTTCGCCGATGACGTCCTGACGCGAAGCAGCTAGCGCGATGACGATCGCGCCGGCGGACATCCTGCTCACCGATCGGGTGGCCGTCGTCACCGGCGGCGGCACCGGCATCGGTCGTGGGATCGCCGACGGGTTGGCCCGATTCGGGGCCAAGGTCGCCATCTGGGAACGTGACGCCGACACCTGCGCCACGGCCGCAGACGAGCTGGGCGCGCTCGGCATCGTCGCCGACGTCCGAGACAGCGGGCAGGTCGACGCCGCGCTGGCGCGCACCCGTGACGAGCTCGGGCCGGTCGAGATCTTGGTCAACAACGCCGGTGGGGTGTTCGCCTCGCCGTTACTGGACACCACCGAAAACGGTTGGGACGCCTTGTACAAGGCCAACCTTCGGCACGTTCTGCTGTGCACGCAGCGGGTGGCAAGACAGCTGGTCGCCGAC from the Mycolicibacterium crocinum genome contains:
- a CDS encoding adenylate/guanylate cyclase domain-containing protein, which produces MTASRLKVRYALALVLAQILAAVELTFLVMPLRHELVPQAETVFGTDTLVASIALSVVGFAASIGYAILVVDRRLRWFTTGQPPTARDRRFVEGLLRNQSALLTVIWLISGTVLFAINRDGGVVAAWLIGMAVLFGLTTSTGAALLLIQRPMRPITAAIMGSAPGRDTAPGVLPRLLLMWLMTSALPSIGIAVVVLMRSTGWIIQKNASIEIPVIVLSVISVLVGLRGMAIVALSISDPVHDVVAAMARVERGQIATRVDVYERSEIGRLQSGFNRMVAGLAERDRLRDLFGRHVGTDVALRAVSDADTLSGEVREAAVLFVDLVGSTQLAQSRSPAEVAHVLNEFFQIVVDAVDERHGLINKFQGDAVLAVFGAPLPSTHSASDALATARALTAALRRLPVVDFGIGVSAGPVFAGNLGAEHRYEYTVIGDAVNEAARLADRAKAADERALCSQPALDRADHAERAHWREHSREVLRGRLEPTRMSVPT
- a CDS encoding LLM class F420-dependent oxidoreductase produces the protein MKFGIPLGGVHPGLWRDLTVRAEELGYESVWLPEHLVLPAEMSGSPHHGDSHPPIPSKTPMYDAIAYLSYLAGQTSTIRMGTYVYNIGLRHPFVSARAAATLDIVSNGRFDFGIGASWLREEWDAAGLDFSTRGARVDEALEVCRALWTEPTISHHGRFFDFDAVAFEPKPVQAGGPPIHVGGDGMPALRRVARFGSGWIPMNHTLDQIPGSVQKLSALWAEHGRDGKPEVTTSAPAESPDDVARAADAGIDRMIVMPWRRTREALDGIARFADDVLTRSS
- a CDS encoding SDR family NAD(P)-dependent oxidoreductase produces the protein MTIAPADILLTDRVAVVTGGGTGIGRGIADGLARFGAKVAIWERDADTCATAADELGALGIVADVRDSGQVDAALARTRDELGPVEILVNNAGGVFASPLLDTTENGWDALYKANLRHVLLCTQRVARQLVADGRGGSVISVTSIEGVRAAPGYAAYSAAKAGVINYTRTAAFELAPHNIRVNAIAPDITVTEGLLALSPDGIRQELSQAVPLGRLGHVDEIASAAVFLASDMSRYITGQTLHVDGGTQAAGGWYHAEGGARFGPA